TGGTGGGCTTCTCCTCTTTATCCGGCGAAATCGGTGGGAGCACAGGTGTCAGTTCCGGTTTTCGCTGCTGGCCCTTAACCTCGGGCTTTCTGTTTACCGGTTCTTCTTCCTTCACCGGTTTCTCCTTCTCTTCGGTCGGTTCGGGTCCCGTTTCGGTCAAGGTGTTCCCCGTCATGTACTGATGGAGGATGGACCGATCACCACAATACGCTGCAGCCACCCGAAGGGCATGATCAAACCGGTGGTCACTCCGCTGCTGAAGGGCAAGGGCCCAGAACATGCGGGCTGTTGTAAAATACGGGTAGGTTGCAAGAGCCTCTTCCATAGCAGCAAGTGGCGCGTCTTCCGGAAACGATTTGCGCTTCACGGCTTTCATCCATATATTCTTATTAACAGTCACCTACCAGTTGATCATGATCCGGTCAAAAATATCCTGCGTCAATTGCTGGTTCACCTCATCCATGAGGTTTTCTTCCTGCGCTGTGAAATCCACATCATTGGCGTAATCCACATACCTGGAGAAGGTGGTTTCAAAGTCTTTGTTCTTCTCTTTTGTATTGGTATACTTCACCTTTACCCGGATGGTCAACCGGTTGGCAGCAGCTACCTGGTCACCCTGAACGGCCACCGGATTGATTTCATAACCCACGATCTCACCTTCAATGCTGATGTCTCCGGGCACCAACACCAGTTTCAGGTTGGATTGTCTGGTGAAAACATCTTTGAGTGCCTCTGTGAATTTCTGGCTCAGCAGCGGCTGCACAAGTGGTGCATTGTTCGGGAAATTGGCGATGTAAACGGTTTTGACCTCCGGCGGCATGTACACACCGTTCAGGCTATATATTCCACATCCGGAAACCGATAGGATCATCCAGGTGACCCAGGTGAAAAGCCATGTACGTCTTACGGGCTTACTGAATATGTCTGCGGTTTTACATGCCATATTCTTTGATCTTGCGGTAGAGGGTCCTTTCGGAAATTCCCAGTTCCTCAGCTGCTTTCTTCCTTCTGCCTTTGTGTTTTTCCAGGGCCTTTTTGATCAGTTCCACCTCTTTGTCGACCAGTGACAGCGACTCTTCCGTCACGTCTTCATGTTCATCAATGTGGGTGACTTCATCCTCGGTTTGAACCGGTGCCGGATGCAAAGATGCTGAAGGCACATGTGCTTCATCAGCATACAACCTTCGGATGATCTGCGATTTTTCAGCGGTCATTTCCTGGCCTTGCGTACCACCATGCATCAGATCGGCCACCAGTTTTTTCAGATCGGTCATGTCCCGTTTCATGTCGAACAGGACTTTATACAGCAATTCCCGCTCCGAAAAACTTTGCTGACTTTCCTCGCCTCCATCTACCAGCACAGGCAGCTGGCTTCCCTGGTCGGCGGGCAGGTAGCCATTCAAGCGGTTGGCATCAATCTCCCGGCTTTGTTCAATGATAGACATTTGTTCAGCGATGTTGCGCAATTGACGTACGTTGCCAGGCCACCGGTAATTCTCCAACAGCACAACTGCATCATCCGAAAGACGAATCGGTGGCATTTTGTATTTATCCGCAAAATCAGCCGTGAATTTTCTGAAGAGGAGATAAATATCTTCTTTCCGATCTCTCAGTGAAGGCACCCGAATGGGTACGGTATTCAAACGATAGTACAGATCCTCCCTGAACTTCCCGGTGGCTACCGCCTGGGTAAGGTTCACATTGGTTGCAGCCACCACGCGAACATCGGTTTTGATAACCTTGGACGATCCTACCCGCAAGAATTCGCCCGACTCCAGAACCCGCAACAACCTGACCTGGGTAGACAACGGTAATTCAGCTACTTCATCCAGAAAAATGGTGCCTCCGTTGGCCACCTCGAAATAGCCTTTTCTCGCATCATGTGCACCGGTGAATGAACCTTTCTCATGCCCGAACAATTCCGAATCGATGGTTCCTTCGGGAATAGCACCGCAGTTAACCGCAATCAGAGTACCGTGTTTGCGTTTGCTCAGATGGTGGATAATCTGAGGAAATACTTCTTTCCCTGTTCCGCTCTCACCCGTGATCAAAACCGTCATATCGGTTGGCGCCACCTGGATCGCGATTTCAATGGCACGATCCAGAAGCGGCGAATTGCCGATCACACCGAATCTTTGTTTTACCTCCTGTATTTTCATGGCATTCCAATATTAATGTTGTTCCGGCCGGAATCGAACACCCCCTGCGCAAAAAGTGTCAGCCCACACCTGCCACCTGAAATGCGGGGTACGAACCCCACAGTTTTCGATCTATTCTCGTGGTTTTGCAGGTGCAATACCGGAACCAATATGCCGGTAAGCATTCCCACAAATGCGCCGGCTGCAAGGTCCGTCGGATAATGACGACCGGATGCGTACCTCAAACAAGTAGTGGTGAGTGCTGCCGATCCCATCACCACAGGCACCAACCAGGTGCGCTTTTTGCCTTGCCGCGACAGCATCGCTATGGTGGTGAGAAACGAAGCGGTCATCCAGGCACCGGATGCATGCCCGGAAGGGAAAGAACGCATTCCATCCGTACCTGCCTGCTCAATCTTTTCCGTATCGGTCAAAAGATGTCCCAACAAAAACGGTCGTGGGCGTGACACCATTTCCTTAAGCCAGTCCTTCACACCCGCCTGAATCAGCCAGGCTTCAGCGTACATCAGCCCTAGCGTTTGGGCTTGCTGCCATCGGTTATTGGAGACTTCATCCTGCCGTTTCCATAACCACGGATACAAGCCTACGATCCCGGCCATCATGTAAGGCACGACGGTACTTGCGTGGTCGGCATGAACAGACCAGCGGTTCTTGGCATATCGATCCGGCCAGGGTAACTTCATTTGACTGTCAAGTGATTCAAGGTCAGCATACGTCAGGACCGGATCCCGTGAAACAACGGCCGCGCT
The DNA window shown above is from Flavobacteriales bacterium and carries:
- a CDS encoding LptE family protein is translated as MACKTADIFSKPVRRTWLFTWVTWMILSVSGCGIYSLNGVYMPPEVKTVYIANFPNNAPLVQPLLSQKFTEALKDVFTRQSNLKLVLVPGDISIEGEIVGYEINPVAVQGDQVAAANRLTIRVKVKYTNTKEKNKDFETTFSRYVDYANDVDFTAQEENLMDEVNQQLTQDIFDRIMINW
- a CDS encoding phosphatase PAP2 family protein produces the protein MQRLLAFWLCMLFLPGIGQGQQQPKTFVVKPVRDFSLMSTGIVLYGSAAVVSRDPVLTYADLESLDSQMKLPWPDRYAKNRWSVHADHASTVVPYMMAGIVGLYPWLWKRQDEVSNNRWQQAQTLGLMYAEAWLIQAGVKDWLKEMVSRPRPFLLGHLLTDTEKIEQAGTDGMRSFPSGHASGAWMTASFLTTIAMLSRQGKKRTWLVPVVMGSAALTTTCLRYASGRHYPTDLAAGAFVGMLTGILVPVLHLQNHENRSKTVGFVPRISGGRCGLTLFAQGVFDSGRNNINIGMP
- a CDS encoding sigma-54-dependent Fis family transcriptional regulator → MKIQEVKQRFGVIGNSPLLDRAIEIAIQVAPTDMTVLITGESGTGKEVFPQIIHHLSKRKHGTLIAVNCGAIPEGTIDSELFGHEKGSFTGAHDARKGYFEVANGGTIFLDEVAELPLSTQVRLLRVLESGEFLRVGSSKVIKTDVRVVAATNVNLTQAVATGKFREDLYYRLNTVPIRVPSLRDRKEDIYLLFRKFTADFADKYKMPPIRLSDDAVVLLENYRWPGNVRQLRNIAEQMSIIEQSREIDANRLNGYLPADQGSQLPVLVDGGEESQQSFSERELLYKVLFDMKRDMTDLKKLVADLMHGGTQGQEMTAEKSQIIRRLYADEAHVPSASLHPAPVQTEDEVTHIDEHEDVTEESLSLVDKEVELIKKALEKHKGRRKKAAEELGISERTLYRKIKEYGM